The following proteins are encoded in a genomic region of Ignavibacteria bacterium:
- a CDS encoding CTP synthase, with protein MKSETSTKFIFISGGVVSSLGKGVASASLALLLKWHGLRVTIQKFDPYINVDAGTMNPFQHGEVFVTDDGAETDLDLGHYERFLNIDMRKENNTTTGQIYNEVIQRERHGDYLGATVQVIPHITDVIKERISQLANSNEYDVVITEVGGTVGDIEGLPFLEAIRQFTLERGRKNSLNIHVTLVPFIKAAGELKTKPTQHSVKELQEIGVNPDIIICRTEHHLDYDLKKKIALFCNVEPIDVIEGHDVNSSYDVPVALFDERLAERVLDKLELRAKQSPNKQLSEWKKFLHYIKYPKHRVTIAVVGKYTASPDAYKSINEAFIHSGAANDTRVLLQWIRAEDVEEQGAEKFLKDVSGLLVPGGFGERGIEGKIQAIQFVRERKIPFLGICLGLQTAVIEFARNVCGMKNAHSSEFRKSTYNVIDLLETQKTVKQKGGTMRLGANEITLKKNSLAFSLYQSRTISERHRHRYEVNNKFRKQLEQAGLIFSGVYKENDLVEIIEVASHPFFIAGQFHSELKSRAMKPHPMFQGFVRAAVTFQKLV; from the coding sequence ATGAAATCTGAAACTTCAACAAAATTTATTTTTATTTCCGGTGGTGTTGTTTCATCGTTAGGAAAAGGAGTCGCTTCCGCTTCACTTGCGCTCTTACTCAAATGGCACGGACTTCGTGTAACAATTCAAAAATTTGACCCGTACATCAATGTAGATGCGGGAACAATGAATCCATTTCAGCACGGTGAAGTTTTTGTTACCGACGATGGCGCCGAAACCGATTTGGATTTGGGACATTATGAGCGTTTCCTCAACATTGATATGCGAAAAGAAAACAACACGACCACGGGACAAATTTACAATGAAGTAATTCAACGTGAACGTCACGGGGATTATTTGGGGGCAACGGTGCAAGTTATTCCGCATATCACCGATGTCATAAAAGAACGTATCAGTCAACTTGCAAACAGTAACGAGTACGATGTTGTCATTACGGAAGTTGGCGGAACTGTTGGTGATATTGAAGGACTTCCATTTCTTGAAGCAATACGACAATTTACTTTGGAACGCGGAAGAAAAAATTCACTCAACATTCACGTTACGCTTGTTCCATTTATCAAAGCAGCGGGCGAATTGAAAACAAAACCGACACAACATAGTGTAAAAGAATTGCAAGAAATCGGCGTAAATCCCGATATCATTATTTGTAGAACGGAACATCACCTCGATTACGATTTGAAAAAGAAAATTGCATTATTTTGCAACGTTGAACCGATCGATGTTATCGAAGGACACGATGTAAATTCAAGTTATGATGTTCCTGTTGCATTGTTCGATGAGCGACTTGCGGAACGTGTACTCGACAAACTGGAACTTCGCGCAAAACAATCTCCGAACAAACAACTTTCCGAGTGGAAAAAATTTCTTCACTATATTAAATACCCGAAACATCGTGTAACGATTGCCGTTGTTGGAAAATACACTGCATCTCCTGATGCATACAAAAGCATCAATGAAGCGTTTATTCATTCCGGCGCCGCAAACGATACGCGTGTTCTATTGCAATGGATACGCGCAGAAGATGTTGAAGAACAAGGAGCAGAAAAATTTTTGAAAGATGTTTCAGGTTTGCTTGTTCCCGGCGGTTTCGGGGAGCGTGGAATCGAAGGAAAGATTCAGGCAATTCAATTTGTACGCGAACGCAAAATACCGTTTCTCGGAATTTGTCTTGGATTACAAACAGCAGTTATCGAATTTGCGCGCAACGTTTGCGGTATGAAAAATGCACACAGTTCTGAATTCCGAAAATCTACATACAATGTTATTGATTTGCTCGAAACGCAAAAAACAGTTAAACAAAAAGGTGGTACAATGCGTCTTGGAGCAAACGAAATAACACTGAAAAAAAATTCGCTTGCATTTTCATTGTATCAATCAAGGACAATTTCAGAGCGTCATCGCCACCGATACGAAGTGAATAATAAATTTCGGAAGCAATTGGAACAAGCAGGACTTATTTTCAGCGGAGTTTATAAAGAGAATGATTTAGTTGAAATTATTGAAGTCGCTTCACATCCGTTTTTTATTGCCGGACAATTTCATAGCGAGTTGAAAAGTAGAGCAATGAAACCGCATCCTATGTTTCAAGGATTTGTTCGTGCTGCAGTTACGTTTCAAAAATTGGTATGA
- a CDS encoding redoxin domain-containing protein produces MFIYFFIFLLLLNKNTFAEDLYIGSPARDFTLDIATKDTIIRGGFTLSKHIGKQPIVLAFYPADWSDGCTKEMCTMRDDFTSLKNLNAILFGISGDYAYSHREWAKELDLPFALLSDHEHTAGKLYNSYDKKSGYNKRTIVVIDTAGTIAYIDMHYSPKDSQSFNKLKKALLTIH; encoded by the coding sequence ATGTTCATTTATTTCTTCATTTTTCTCTTGCTTTTAAATAAGAATACCTTTGCAGAAGATTTATACATCGGTTCTCCTGCACGCGATTTTACGCTTGATATTGCTACGAAAGATACAATCATTCGTGGCGGGTTCACGCTTTCAAAACATATCGGAAAACAACCGATTGTGCTTGCGTTTTATCCTGCGGATTGGAGCGATGGATGCACAAAAGAAATGTGTACAATGCGCGACGATTTTACTTCTCTTAAAAACCTGAATGCGATTCTTTTCGGCATCAGCGGTGATTATGCGTATTCGCATCGCGAATGGGCAAAAGAACTCGACCTTCCGTTTGCGCTACTCAGCGACCACGAACATACCGCAGGGAAACTCTACAACAGTTACGATAAAAAAAGCGGTTATAACAAACGCACGATTGTTGTTATTGACACGGCGGGAACTATTGCTTACATTGATATGCACTATTCGCCTAAGGATTCACAATCGTTCAATAAACTTAAAAAAGCATTGCTAACTATTCACTAA